GGGTGggttaataaaaataagtatGAACTTTTCTGTTCTGCACCGAAAAAAGATCAGAGCACCTTTCTTTGGGTAGGGTAATTTCGTCCTTTAAGAGCTCATCCTACAATGTGGATAGGTCTAGAGGGAAGTTGTGAGCATTACGTTCatgcataacataaacatgAATTTCTTGCAATTATTAATCAATTGTTTGCTTAGCTGATACAGTCATGGGGGAACCTTGCACGAATAATGGTAGGGTAGATGAAGCCACACTAAAAGTTAAATATCATAAAGTCATAAACTTTAAGAATATCAATTTATGTCCACTCCTTCCTTTCCCTACATTTTTTTCTATCCATAGATAAAAGATACATTTCTTATATAATTcgagttaaaagttaaaaacacatTCATCCGTATACATTCTACTTTTCTACACGTCACTTTTTGAATGCTAATTATCAAACTAAAAAATCACACTTCTTACCTAAAGACACTGCATCTATATGActcattattttctaaaagccTAAGCTAAGtgtaaataagaaataaaaatggtgAATAAAGTCACAAAACTATACCACTTCTAAATTaccaatataaatattaaacatagcTAGTCTCGCTCTCACTCTCTCCATCACACATACATCTTTCCCATCCATCCAACGAAGCCTAGTGGCAAACCCGTAAATATATAATACCAATGACTAAAGATTGCGGAAGCCACggcggtggtggcggaggaggagccGGCAGTCGAATCTGCGGAGCAATCATcggcttcatcatcatcgtcttgaTAACAATCTTTCTCGTTTGGGTAATCCTCCAACCAACAAAACCAAGATTCATCCTCCAAGACACAACCGTCTACGCCTTCAACCTCTCTCAGCCTAACCTCCTCACTTCAAACTTTCAGATCACAATATCTTCACGTAACCCAAACTCCAGAATTGGAATCTACTACGACCGTCTTCACGTCTACGTTACTTACCGTAGCCAGCAAATCACACTACGTACGGCCATACCTCCGACGTACCAAGGACATAAAGAAGACAACGTTTGGTCTCCTTTCGTATACGGCAACGCTGTCCCCATCGCTCCTTTCAACGCCTTGGCTCTAGGCGATGAGGAGAACAGAGGGTTAGTCTCGTTGATTATACGCGCCGACGGGCGCGTGAGGTGGAAGGTTGGAACTCTTATCACTGGTAAGTATCATCTCCATGTCCGTTGTCAGGCTTATATGAATCTAGCTGATAAAGCCGCCGGAATTCATGTCGGCGAAACCGCCGTTAAGTACACGATGGCCAGTAGGTGCAGTGTCAACGTTTAGGGAAAAAGGACACAACCTTGAAGTTTGCTTTTACTATTTTCTTCTACTTGGATAATGTTTTTGCTTCTATATCGTTTAATTCGTCTACCCTTTTGTTTCTGTATGATCTTCTCGTAAATTTATACTGTCCATGACACTATAGTTATATACAATGTTGTTGTTAGATTTTTAGAATCTGCCATTCGCCTATACTTTCATGTCACATAAAACTTTTGGAATGTGTATTTTTGTTAGTGGACTTAGATCTGAAATATGCGATATCAATTTCAAAAGTAAAATGTGAGGAGGAGAATGATTGGAGGAGATAAGAAGGTTTCGACTTTTCCAATATATCAGATTcgaaataaatatatgaatgaTATGGAGGGGACAATTAAATCAGCTTTATAGATGTTCCGTTTGTCTTTTTATAGTGTTTTAGATATATGTTGTTATTTAATGATATTGGGAAGTCGGCAGGCACATTGTTAAAAAATAAGGATCACATGCGAATAGAAGTAACTAGGGAGGGAGTTACAGTTATTAGAATTCACTCACGAAATATTACATCGTaacttttttatatagagaCAATCAGACAACGTTCTTATTTAGTAACCGTTATGAAATAGAAAGGAGCTTGTCTTAATTTAATTGTGATGGACTTAAAAGAGCATAGgcccatattttttttttctttttttgctcttttccattttttatggCATCTTCTATTAAAATCttccaattttaaaatttcttttgggAGAAAacatgatatttcatttttcttatgtaaaatacaaaatctaataaatacATTTACTTCAAAAGAGGAAAATGTAAAATCTCTCGCCTCTACTTAATATCTTTTTtgaaagaatgagaaaaaaataaaactcagacATAACTATGTTGACACAGACGGCCATTTAGGTTCTAGAAACTAGAAAAGTATAATTAGAACCCAACGTACGAAGAGAGATCACATATATGATCTTATATAAATACGCGTTATTGGAAATTATGGGGCAATATCAGAAGCCTACTATTGCATAATATTAATACTACGGtcaaaaattcaaccaaatccCGCGTAGCGTGACAATAccttaatcaaataaattgacCAACGCATAAATGAAAAAGTGTATATAAAGAGGACTTACATCAACCTCTTTTAGCCATATATACCCATTCATTCCAACTCGATCtccacaaaattactaaaacatGGCTGAACAACCTCTCAACGGTGCCTTCTACGGTCCATCTGTCCCACCACCGGCTCCCAAAGGCTACTACCGACGTGGGCATGGTCGCGGCTGTGGCTGCTGCCTCCTCAGCTTCTTCGTCAAAGTCATCATATCCCTTATTGTCATCCTCGGTGTAGCCGCTCTCATCTTCTGGCTCATCGTCCGTCCCCGTGCCATCAAGTTCCACGTGACCGATGCGTCCCTTACCCGCTTTGACCACACTTCCCAAGATAATATTTTAAGGTATAACCTAGCCCTCACTGTCCCTGTCCGCAACCCTAACAAGAGGATCGGAGTCTACTACGACAGGATCGACGCTCATGCCTACTACGAGGGAAAGCGGTTTAGTTCCATCACGTTAACTCCTTTCTATCAAGGACACAAAAACACAACCGTTCTCACACCAACGTTCCAAGGCCAAAACCTTGTTATCTTTAACGCAGGACAGTCTCGGACTTTGAACATGGAGAGGGTCTCCGGTGTTTACAATATAGAGATCAAGTTCAGGCTTAGGGTTAGGTTTAAGCTTGGGGACTTGAAGTTTCGGAAGATTAAGCCTAAGGTTAATTGTGATGATCTAAGGCTTCCTTTAAGTACCTCCAACGGAACTACAACCTCCTCCAGCGTTTTCCCGATTAAGTGCGACTTCGATTATTAAGTCTTAAGTCCTGTTCTAGCCCATCACATACATTGgttcgtttatttttttttcccgcaaCATTTTGACTTACCTTATGTAGAGCCATACATATGTTCATATTCCCTTGTTtactgtttatatataaaaataaaacattattttacgTATTTGATATTTACTAGTCCGCATTCTGACCAGAAAAATATATGGCGGTTTCAATTTTATAGTGATATCTACTAATCACGCGAGTTATTGCAAATTAAGAGTGTGAAAAGGAGAGGGACAATTCAATTCAAATTATAATCAAGTGTCTGCAAAAGACTCTTTGACGAGTCTTTAACATTTGTTTTCCCTGGTTTGGTTGTACCCTCTGTTTTGGGTGTCTCTATCTTTTAAAGTTGATTCAATATGAAACAAGAGAGTCACACAAAATTGTTATCCCAGTTCAATCGGTCGATGTGACAAGATCTACGTCTGggaatatatatactaatactCTGTCC
The Camelina sativa cultivar DH55 chromosome 6, Cs, whole genome shotgun sequence genome window above contains:
- the LOC104792370 gene encoding NDR1/HIN1-like protein 12, encoding MTKDCGSHGGGGGGGAGSRICGAIIGFIIIVLITIFLVWVILQPTKPRFILQDTTVYAFNLSQPNLLTSNFQITISSRNPNSRIGIYYDRLHVYVTYRSQQITLRTAIPPTYQGHKEDNVWSPFVYGNAVPIAPFNALALGDEENRGLVSLIIRADGRVRWKVGTLITGKYHLHVRCQAYMNLADKAAGIHVGETAVKYTMASRCSVNV
- the LOC104792371 gene encoding protein YLS9 isoform X1, whose product is MAEQPLNGAFYGPSVPPPAPKGYYRRGHGRGCGCCLLSFFVKVIISLIVILGVAALIFWLIVRPRAIKFHVTDASLTRFDHTSQDNILRYNLALTVPVRNPNKRIGVYYDRIDAHAYYEGKRFSSITLTPFYQGHKNTTVLTPTFQGQNLVIFNAGQSRTLNMERVSGVYNIEIKFRLRVRFKLGDLKFRKIKPKVNCDDLRLPLSTSNGTTTSSSVFPIKCDFDY